One Atribacteraceae bacterium genomic window carries:
- a CDS encoding uroporphyrinogen decarboxylase family protein, translated as MGDHISVDALRRLQERIRHIADSPENRRRSECWEDNAGDARDHWRGVPKKGLGYVPFYADCENSLWARIIGFDLETYYTDPAVYLESQLKMTLYRYQHFSDYAAVGKIVPIWLGVPFEPSFFGVDVVFEPGHDPWIGKRPVIEHEHDLASLKPIDFYHSGLMPVAHRLYSGIGELLDDDFQVAFPEWGRSPFAVAMHLRGMANIAVDLVDQPDFARSLIDYVTQARIEWTTQRFRFLGIPVQRGNLYNDEVNSLLLSPRTYQAFVLPSEQELSRFHGGIAYWHSCGDTTALLESIKQIPNLGMFHRGPWTDLAKVVQVFGGSQRIEICVDPANDIQFASTPAMEEQVLTLQTVLQGRADAVLRIEGSLVDSPHQAVEQLREYIGVARRVLRSTRDDG; from the coding sequence CCACATTGCGGACAGCCCGGAAAACCGGCGCCGGAGTGAATGTTGGGAAGACAATGCCGGAGATGCCCGAGATCACTGGAGAGGCGTCCCCAAGAAGGGTTTGGGTTACGTGCCTTTTTATGCGGATTGTGAAAATTCACTTTGGGCTAGGATCATCGGGTTCGACCTGGAAACCTACTATACCGATCCAGCCGTCTACCTGGAAAGCCAGTTGAAAATGACTCTATACCGTTACCAACATTTTTCCGACTATGCGGCGGTGGGTAAAATTGTACCCATCTGGCTAGGGGTCCCCTTCGAGCCCAGCTTCTTTGGGGTGGACGTGGTGTTCGAACCAGGTCATGATCCCTGGATCGGGAAACGGCCGGTCATTGAACATGAACATGACTTGGCCTCGCTCAAACCCATCGACTTCTATCACAGCGGGTTGATGCCGGTGGCGCATCGCCTGTACAGCGGGATCGGAGAGCTGTTGGACGATGATTTCCAGGTTGCTTTTCCCGAGTGGGGGCGGAGCCCGTTCGCAGTGGCCATGCACCTGAGGGGTATGGCCAATATCGCCGTGGACTTGGTCGATCAACCGGATTTCGCCCGGTCGCTGATCGATTACGTGACCCAAGCCCGTATTGAATGGACCACCCAGCGGTTCCGGTTCCTGGGGATACCGGTCCAACGGGGAAACCTCTACAACGATGAAGTCAACAGCCTCCTGCTGTCCCCCCGAACCTACCAGGCATTTGTACTGCCCTCGGAGCAGGAGCTCAGCCGGTTTCACGGCGGCATCGCCTACTGGCACAGTTGCGGGGACACAACAGCCTTGTTGGAGAGCATCAAGCAGATTCCCAACCTGGGAATGTTCCATCGGGGTCCCTGGACCGACCTGGCAAAAGTGGTGCAGGTGTTCGGCGGTTCGCAACGGATAGAAATCTGTGTGGATCCGGCCAACGACATCCAATTCGCATCGACCCCGGCTATGGAAGAGCAGGTACTGACGCTTCAAACGGTGCTGCAAGGCCGGGCCGATGCCGTGTTGCGTATCGAAGGCAGTCTGGTCGATTCCCCCCACCAGGCGGTTGAACAATTGCGGGAATATATCGGGGTGGCTCGTCGGGTTTTGCGCTCAACCAGGGATGATGGGTAA